A region of Procambarus clarkii isolate CNS0578487 chromosome 22, FALCON_Pclarkii_2.0, whole genome shotgun sequence DNA encodes the following proteins:
- the LOC138367572 gene encoding streptococcal hemagglutinin-like: protein MNKRYTSKYESMTSTERGEEATRNTERGKLASLKLSTLASLKLSTLASLKLSTLASLKLSTLASLKLSTLASLKLSTLASLKLSTLASLKLSTLLASLKLSTLASIKLSTLAPLKLSTLASLKLSTLASLKLSTLASLKFSTLASLKLSTLASLKLSTLASLKLSTLASLKLSTLASLKLSTLAGLTQALHPGLTQALHPGLTQALHLGLPQALHPGLPQALHPGLPQALHPGLTQALYPGLPQVLHPGLPRALHPGLPQVLHPGLTQALHPGLHQALHPGLTQALHPGLPQALHPGLTQALYPGLPQALHPGLTQALPPGLPQALHPGLTQALYPGLLKLSTLASLKLSTLASLKLSTLASLKLSTLASLKLSTLASLKLSTLASLKLSTLALLKLSTLASLKLSTLASLKLSTLASLKLSTLASLKLSTLASLKLSTLASLKLSTLASLKLSTLASLKLSTLASLKLSTLAFLKLSTLASLKLSTLASLKLSTLASLKLSTLASLKLSTLASLKLSTLASLKLSTLASLKLSTLASLKLSTLASLKLSTLASLKLSTLASLKLSTLLSTLASLKLSTLASLKLSTLASLKLSTLASLKLSTLASLKLSTLASLKLSTLASLKLSTLVSLRLSTLVSLKLSTLASLALSTLASLNLSTLASLKLSTLVGHPGGLVAWWIVRRTRNSVAGTRATLKLSTLVSLKLSTLASLKLSTLASLKLSTLASLKFSTLASLKLSTLASLKLSTLASLELSIQRPPSAPCPIRLCQQHITNILTSTITAPSYHTCAVTKL, encoded by the exons ATGAATAAGAGATATACTTCGAAATATGAATCTATGACGAGTACCGAGCGAGGCGAGGAGGCCACAAGGAATACCGAGCGAGGCAAG CTGGCCTCACTCAAGCTCTCCACCCTGGCCTCCCTCAAGCTCTCCACCCTGGCCTCCCTCAAGCTCTCCACCCTGGCCTCACTCAAGCTCTCCACCCTGGCCTCCCTCAAGCTCTCCACCCTGGCCTCCCTCAAGCTCTCCACCCTGGCCTCCCTCAAGCTCTCCACCCTGGCCTCCCTCAAGCTCTCCACCCTG CTGGCCTCACTCAAGCTCTCCACCCTGGCCTCCATCAAGCTCTCCACCCTGGCCCCACTCAAGCTCTCCACCCTGGCCTCCCTCAAGCTCTCCACCCTGGCCTCCCTCAAGCTCTCCACCCTGGCCTCCCTCAAGTTCTCCACCCTGGCCTCCCTCAAGCTCTCCACCCTGGCCTCCCTCAAGCTCTCCACCCTGGCCTCCCTCAAGCTCTCCACCCTGGCCTCCCTCAAGCTCTCCACCCTGGCCTCACTCAAGCTCTCCACCCTAGCTGGCCTCACTCAAGCTCTCCACCCTGGCCTCACTCAAGCTCTCCACCCTGGCCTCACTCAAGCTCTCCACCTTGGCCTCCCTCAAGCTCTCCACCCTGGCCTCCCTCAAGCTCTCCACCCTGGCCTCCCTCAAGCTCTCCACCCTGGCCTCACTCAAGCTCTCTACCCTGGCCTCCCTCAAGTTCTCCACCCTGGCCTCCCTCGAGCTCTCCACCCTGGCCTCCCTCAAGTTCTCCACCCTGGCCTCACTCAAGCTCTCCACCCTGGCCTCCATCAAGCTCTCCACCCTGGCCTCACTCAAGCTCTCCACCCTGGCCTCCCTCAAGCTCTCCACCCTGGCCTCACTCAAGCTCTCTACCCTGGCCTCCCTCAAGCTCTCCACCCTGGCCTCACTCAAGCTCTCCCCCCTGGCCTCCCTCAAGCTCTCCACCCTGGCCTCACTCAAGCTCTCTACCCTGGCCTCCTCAAGCTCTCCACCCTGGCCTCCCTCAAGCTCTCCACCCTGGCCTCCCTCAAGCTCTCCACCCTGGCCTCACTCAAGCTCTCTACCCTGGCCTCCCTCAAGCTCTCCACCCTGGCCTCCCTCAAGCTCTCGACCCTGGCCTCCCTCAAGCTCTCCACCCTGGCCTTACTCAAGCTCTCTACCCTGGCCTCCCTCAAGCTCTCCACCCTGGCCTCCCTCAAGCTCTCCACCCTGGCCTCACTCAAGCTCTCTACCCTGGCCTCACTCAAGCTCTCCACCCTGGCCTCCCTCAAGCTCTCCACCCTGGCCTCACTCAAGCTCTCTACCCTGGCCTCCCTCAAGCTCTCCACCCTGGCCTCACTCAAGCTCTCTACCCTGGCCTCCCTCAAGCTCTCCACCCTGGCCTTCCTCAAGCTCTCTACCCTGGCCTCCCTCAAGCTCTCCACCCTGGCCTCACTCAAGCTCTCCACCCTGGCCTCCCTCAAGCTCTCCACCCTAGCCTCACTCAAGCTCTCCACCCTGGCCTCCCTCAAGCTCTCCACCCTGGCCTCCCTCAAGCTCTCCACCCTGGCCTCACTCAAGCTCTCCACCCTGGCCTCCCTCAAGCTCTCCACCCTGGCCTCACTCAAGCTCTCTACCCTGGCCTCCCTCAAGCTCTCCACCCTGGCCTCCCTCAAGCTCTCCACCCTG CTCTCTACCCTGGCCTCCCTCAAGCTCTCTACCCTGGCCTCCCTCAAGCTCTCTACCCTGGCCTCCCTCAAGCTCTCCACCCTGGCCTCACTCAAGCTCTCTACCCTGGCCTCCCTCAAGCTCTCCACCCTGGCCTCCCTCAAGCTCTCCACCCTGGCCTCCCTCAAGCTCTCCACCCTGGTCTCCCTCAGGCTCTCCACCCTGGTCTCCCTCAAGCTCTCCACCCTGGCCTCACTCGCGCTCTCCACCCTGGCCTCCCTCAACCTCTCCACCCTGGCCTCACTCAAGCTCTCCACCCTCGTAGGCCacccagggggcctcgtagcctggtggatagtgcgcaggactcgtaattctgtggc AGGAACCCGGGCCACACTCAAGCTCTCCACCCTGGTCTCCCTCAAGCTCTCCACCCTGGCCTCCCTCAAGCTCTCCACCCTGGCCTCCCTCAAGCTCTCTACCCTGGCCTCCCTAAAGTTCTCCACCCTGGCCTCCCTCAAGCTCTCCACCCTGGCCTCCCTCAAGCTCTCCACCCTGGCCTCCCTCGAGCTCTCCATCCAGCGACCACCTTCAGCACCATGTCCTATCCGACTCTGTCAGCAGCACATAACAAACATCCTCACCTCAACCATCACAGCGCCGTCCTACCATACATGTGCTGTAACCAAACTAtga